The proteins below come from a single Tachysurus fulvidraco isolate hzauxx_2018 chromosome 13, HZAU_PFXX_2.0, whole genome shotgun sequence genomic window:
- the fosb gene encoding protein fosB isoform X1 has translation MQLFWKDTKGILTESKSKSRYGDGPFCPGASAYSVPLGCAGEMFQGFPGDPDSGSRGSSSPSVESQYLSSVDSFGSPSTTTAPQECVSAAGGVGVGGGTAGSAPGVDMPGSFIPTVTAITTSQDLQWMVQPTLISSVAPGQSGTGTTTMTQSVALDPYDMPGPSFSSGSGFTSPSSDTPGPMRQSRSRRRTRDESLTPEEEEKRRVRRERNKLAAAKCRNRRRELTDRLQSETDILEEEKAELEAEISELQKEKERLEFVLITHQPSCKIPYQEEQQQTPAPPPPPSSSVAVVGLTVKEDSFYLPPPYSSHHHHHHQQHHQQQQQPAQQQQQQQQQGMMQEVAFSSSFYGPSQPAPGGLCLVADGGGNPDVGSHNPSYTSSFVFTYPEGACGASANHRTSSSEQSSDSMNSPSLLAL, from the exons ATGCAACTTTTTTGGAAAGACACGAAAGGCATCTTGACCGAGTCTAAGAGTAAATCTCGCTACG GTGACGGTCCGTTTTGTCCGGGCGCGAGCGCGTACTCGGTTCCACTCGGCTGTGCCGGGGAGATGTTCCAGGGGTTCCCCGGTGACCCGGACAGCGGCTCCCGTGGAAGTTCCTCTCCGTCGGTCGAATCTCAGTACCTGTCTTCGGTGGACTCCTTCGGGAGCCCCTCCACCACCACTGCACCACAA GAGTGTGTATCTGCCGCTGGAGGTGTAGGGGTGGGTGGTGGCACAGCTGGCAGCGCTCCAGGGGTGGACATGCCTGGCTCCTTCATTCCTACAGTGACTGCCATCACCACAAGTCAGGACCTGCAGTGGATGGTGCAACCAACCCTCATCTCCTCTGTGGCACCAGGGCAGAGTGGTACAGGTACGACCACCATGACCCAGTCTGTGGCCCTGGACCCATATGACATGCCAGGGCCAAGCTTCTCCTCTGGCTCAGGCTTTACCTCTCCCAGCTCGGACACCCCAGGACCCATGCGCCAGTCACGAAGCCGCAGGCGCACACGTGACGAATCG CTGACtccagaggaggaagagaaaaggcgcgttaggagagagagaaacaaactgGCTGCAGCTAAGTGTCGCAATCGACGGCGTGAGCTTACAGACAGGCTACAGTCG GAAACTGACATTTTGGAGGAGGAGAAGGCAGAGCTGGAAGCTGAGATCTCAGAGCTGCAGAAGGAGAAGGAGCGACTGGAGTTTGTCCTCATCACCCATCAACCAAGCTGCAAGATCCCTTACCAGGAGGAGCAGCAGCAGACGCCTGCGCCTCCTCCACCACCATCCTCCTCTGTGGCAGTGGTGGGTTTGACTGTGAAGGAGGACTCGTTCTACCTGCCTCCACCTTACTCgtcccaccaccaccaccatcaccagcagcaccaccagcagcagcagcagccggcgcagcagcagcagcagcaacagcagcaaggGATGATGCAGGAGGTAGCCTTTTCTAGTTCTTTCTATGGGCCGAGCCAGCCGGCGCCGGGTGGCCTGTGCCTTGTCGCTGACGGCGGCGGTAACCCTGACGTTGGCAGCCACAACCCCTCATACACATCTTCATTTGTGTTCACCTACCCAGAGGGAGCCTGTGGTGCCAGCGCTAACCACCGAACCAGCAGCAGCGAGCAGTCCTCTGACTCCATGAACTCGCCCTCACTTCTTGCACTCTGA
- the fosb gene encoding protein fosB isoform X3 encodes MQLFWKDTKGILTESKSKSRYGDGPFCPGASAYSVPLGCAGEMFQGFPGDPDSGSRGSSSPSVESQYLSSVDSFGSPSTTTAPQECVSAAGGVGVGGGTAGSAPGVDMPGSFIPTVTAITTSQDLQWMVQPTLISSVAPGQSGTGTTTMTQSVALDPYDMPGPSFSSGSGFTSPSSDTPGPMRQSRSRRRTRDESLTPEEEEKRRVRRERNKLAAAKCRNRRRELTDRLQSETDILEEEKAELEAEISELQKEKERLEFVLITHQPSCKIPYQEEQQQTPAPPPPPSSSVAVVGLTVKEDSFYLPPPYSSHHHHHHQQHHQQQQQPAQQQQQQQQQGMMQEREPVVPALTTEPAAASSPLTP; translated from the exons ATGCAACTTTTTTGGAAAGACACGAAAGGCATCTTGACCGAGTCTAAGAGTAAATCTCGCTACG GTGACGGTCCGTTTTGTCCGGGCGCGAGCGCGTACTCGGTTCCACTCGGCTGTGCCGGGGAGATGTTCCAGGGGTTCCCCGGTGACCCGGACAGCGGCTCCCGTGGAAGTTCCTCTCCGTCGGTCGAATCTCAGTACCTGTCTTCGGTGGACTCCTTCGGGAGCCCCTCCACCACCACTGCACCACAA GAGTGTGTATCTGCCGCTGGAGGTGTAGGGGTGGGTGGTGGCACAGCTGGCAGCGCTCCAGGGGTGGACATGCCTGGCTCCTTCATTCCTACAGTGACTGCCATCACCACAAGTCAGGACCTGCAGTGGATGGTGCAACCAACCCTCATCTCCTCTGTGGCACCAGGGCAGAGTGGTACAGGTACGACCACCATGACCCAGTCTGTGGCCCTGGACCCATATGACATGCCAGGGCCAAGCTTCTCCTCTGGCTCAGGCTTTACCTCTCCCAGCTCGGACACCCCAGGACCCATGCGCCAGTCACGAAGCCGCAGGCGCACACGTGACGAATCG CTGACtccagaggaggaagagaaaaggcgcgttaggagagagagaaacaaactgGCTGCAGCTAAGTGTCGCAATCGACGGCGTGAGCTTACAGACAGGCTACAGTCG GAAACTGACATTTTGGAGGAGGAGAAGGCAGAGCTGGAAGCTGAGATCTCAGAGCTGCAGAAGGAGAAGGAGCGACTGGAGTTTGTCCTCATCACCCATCAACCAAGCTGCAAGATCCCTTACCAGGAGGAGCAGCAGCAGACGCCTGCGCCTCCTCCACCACCATCCTCCTCTGTGGCAGTGGTGGGTTTGACTGTGAAGGAGGACTCGTTCTACCTGCCTCCACCTTACTCgtcccaccaccaccaccatcaccagcagcaccaccagcagcagcagcagccggcgcagcagcagcagcagcaacagcagcaaggGATGATGCAGGAG AGGGAGCCTGTGGTGCCAGCGCTAACCACCGAACCAGCAGCAGCGAGCAGTCCTCTGACTCCATGA
- the fosb gene encoding protein fosB isoform X4, translating to MQLFWKDTKGILTESKSKSRYGDGPFCPGASAYSVPLGCAGEMFQGFPGDPDSGSRGSSSPSVESQYLSSVDSFGSPSTTTAPQECVSAAGGVGVGGGTAGSAPGVDMPGSFIPTVTAITTSQDLQWMVQPTLISSVAPGQSGTGTTTMTQSVALDPYDMPGPSFSSGSGFTSPSSDTPGPMRQSRSRRRTRDESLTPEEEEKRRVRRERNKLAAAKCRNRRRELTDRLQSETDILEEEKAELEAEISELQKEKERLEFVLITHQPSCKIPYQEEQQQTPAPPPPPSSSVAVVGLTVKEDSFYLPPPYSSHHHHHHQQHHQQQQQPAQQQQQQQQQGMMQEPSAPESPLDPENPWNLE from the exons ATGCAACTTTTTTGGAAAGACACGAAAGGCATCTTGACCGAGTCTAAGAGTAAATCTCGCTACG GTGACGGTCCGTTTTGTCCGGGCGCGAGCGCGTACTCGGTTCCACTCGGCTGTGCCGGGGAGATGTTCCAGGGGTTCCCCGGTGACCCGGACAGCGGCTCCCGTGGAAGTTCCTCTCCGTCGGTCGAATCTCAGTACCTGTCTTCGGTGGACTCCTTCGGGAGCCCCTCCACCACCACTGCACCACAA GAGTGTGTATCTGCCGCTGGAGGTGTAGGGGTGGGTGGTGGCACAGCTGGCAGCGCTCCAGGGGTGGACATGCCTGGCTCCTTCATTCCTACAGTGACTGCCATCACCACAAGTCAGGACCTGCAGTGGATGGTGCAACCAACCCTCATCTCCTCTGTGGCACCAGGGCAGAGTGGTACAGGTACGACCACCATGACCCAGTCTGTGGCCCTGGACCCATATGACATGCCAGGGCCAAGCTTCTCCTCTGGCTCAGGCTTTACCTCTCCCAGCTCGGACACCCCAGGACCCATGCGCCAGTCACGAAGCCGCAGGCGCACACGTGACGAATCG CTGACtccagaggaggaagagaaaaggcgcgttaggagagagagaaacaaactgGCTGCAGCTAAGTGTCGCAATCGACGGCGTGAGCTTACAGACAGGCTACAGTCG GAAACTGACATTTTGGAGGAGGAGAAGGCAGAGCTGGAAGCTGAGATCTCAGAGCTGCAGAAGGAGAAGGAGCGACTGGAGTTTGTCCTCATCACCCATCAACCAAGCTGCAAGATCCCTTACCAGGAGGAGCAGCAGCAGACGCCTGCGCCTCCTCCACCACCATCCTCCTCTGTGGCAGTGGTGGGTTTGACTGTGAAGGAGGACTCGTTCTACCTGCCTCCACCTTACTCgtcccaccaccaccaccatcaccagcagcaccaccagcagcagcagcagccggcgcagcagcagcagcagcaacagcagcaaggGATGATGCAGGAG CCTTCAGCCCCTGAGAGCCCATTGGACCCTGAAAACCCATGGAACCTTGAATGA
- the fosb gene encoding protein fosB isoform X2, which yields MRWNDKLDVKIFRWAPGDGPFCPGASAYSVPLGCAGEMFQGFPGDPDSGSRGSSSPSVESQYLSSVDSFGSPSTTTAPQECVSAAGGVGVGGGTAGSAPGVDMPGSFIPTVTAITTSQDLQWMVQPTLISSVAPGQSGTGTTTMTQSVALDPYDMPGPSFSSGSGFTSPSSDTPGPMRQSRSRRRTRDESLTPEEEEKRRVRRERNKLAAAKCRNRRRELTDRLQSETDILEEEKAELEAEISELQKEKERLEFVLITHQPSCKIPYQEEQQQTPAPPPPPSSSVAVVGLTVKEDSFYLPPPYSSHHHHHHQQHHQQQQQPAQQQQQQQQQGMMQEVAFSSSFYGPSQPAPGGLCLVADGGGNPDVGSHNPSYTSSFVFTYPEGACGASANHRTSSSEQSSDSMNSPSLLAL from the exons ATGCGCTGGAATGATAAATTAGACGTCAAAATCTTTCGCTGGGCGCCAGGTGACGGTCCGTTTTGTCCGGGCGCGAGCGCGTACTCGGTTCCACTCGGCTGTGCCGGGGAGATGTTCCAGGGGTTCCCCGGTGACCCGGACAGCGGCTCCCGTGGAAGTTCCTCTCCGTCGGTCGAATCTCAGTACCTGTCTTCGGTGGACTCCTTCGGGAGCCCCTCCACCACCACTGCACCACAA GAGTGTGTATCTGCCGCTGGAGGTGTAGGGGTGGGTGGTGGCACAGCTGGCAGCGCTCCAGGGGTGGACATGCCTGGCTCCTTCATTCCTACAGTGACTGCCATCACCACAAGTCAGGACCTGCAGTGGATGGTGCAACCAACCCTCATCTCCTCTGTGGCACCAGGGCAGAGTGGTACAGGTACGACCACCATGACCCAGTCTGTGGCCCTGGACCCATATGACATGCCAGGGCCAAGCTTCTCCTCTGGCTCAGGCTTTACCTCTCCCAGCTCGGACACCCCAGGACCCATGCGCCAGTCACGAAGCCGCAGGCGCACACGTGACGAATCG CTGACtccagaggaggaagagaaaaggcgcgttaggagagagagaaacaaactgGCTGCAGCTAAGTGTCGCAATCGACGGCGTGAGCTTACAGACAGGCTACAGTCG GAAACTGACATTTTGGAGGAGGAGAAGGCAGAGCTGGAAGCTGAGATCTCAGAGCTGCAGAAGGAGAAGGAGCGACTGGAGTTTGTCCTCATCACCCATCAACCAAGCTGCAAGATCCCTTACCAGGAGGAGCAGCAGCAGACGCCTGCGCCTCCTCCACCACCATCCTCCTCTGTGGCAGTGGTGGGTTTGACTGTGAAGGAGGACTCGTTCTACCTGCCTCCACCTTACTCgtcccaccaccaccaccatcaccagcagcaccaccagcagcagcagcagccggcgcagcagcagcagcagcaacagcagcaaggGATGATGCAGGAGGTAGCCTTTTCTAGTTCTTTCTATGGGCCGAGCCAGCCGGCGCCGGGTGGCCTGTGCCTTGTCGCTGACGGCGGCGGTAACCCTGACGTTGGCAGCCACAACCCCTCATACACATCTTCATTTGTGTTCACCTACCCAGAGGGAGCCTGTGGTGCCAGCGCTAACCACCGAACCAGCAGCAGCGAGCAGTCCTCTGACTCCATGAACTCGCCCTCACTTCTTGCACTCTGA
- the fosb gene encoding protein fosB isoform X5, with amino-acid sequence MPGSFIPTVTAITTSQDLQWMVQPTLISSVAPGQSGTGTTTMTQSVALDPYDMPGPSFSSGSGFTSPSSDTPGPMRQSRSRRRTRDESLTPEEEEKRRVRRERNKLAAAKCRNRRRELTDRLQSETDILEEEKAELEAEISELQKEKERLEFVLITHQPSCKIPYQEEQQQTPAPPPPPSSSVAVVGLTVKEDSFYLPPPYSSHHHHHHQQHHQQQQQPAQQQQQQQQQGMMQEVAFSSSFYGPSQPAPGGLCLVADGGGNPDVGSHNPSYTSSFVFTYPEGACGASANHRTSSSEQSSDSMNSPSLLAL; translated from the exons ATGCCTGGCTCCTTCATTCCTACAGTGACTGCCATCACCACAAGTCAGGACCTGCAGTGGATGGTGCAACCAACCCTCATCTCCTCTGTGGCACCAGGGCAGAGTGGTACAGGTACGACCACCATGACCCAGTCTGTGGCCCTGGACCCATATGACATGCCAGGGCCAAGCTTCTCCTCTGGCTCAGGCTTTACCTCTCCCAGCTCGGACACCCCAGGACCCATGCGCCAGTCACGAAGCCGCAGGCGCACACGTGACGAATCG CTGACtccagaggaggaagagaaaaggcgcgttaggagagagagaaacaaactgGCTGCAGCTAAGTGTCGCAATCGACGGCGTGAGCTTACAGACAGGCTACAGTCG GAAACTGACATTTTGGAGGAGGAGAAGGCAGAGCTGGAAGCTGAGATCTCAGAGCTGCAGAAGGAGAAGGAGCGACTGGAGTTTGTCCTCATCACCCATCAACCAAGCTGCAAGATCCCTTACCAGGAGGAGCAGCAGCAGACGCCTGCGCCTCCTCCACCACCATCCTCCTCTGTGGCAGTGGTGGGTTTGACTGTGAAGGAGGACTCGTTCTACCTGCCTCCACCTTACTCgtcccaccaccaccaccatcaccagcagcaccaccagcagcagcagcagccggcgcagcagcagcagcagcaacagcagcaaggGATGATGCAGGAGGTAGCCTTTTCTAGTTCTTTCTATGGGCCGAGCCAGCCGGCGCCGGGTGGCCTGTGCCTTGTCGCTGACGGCGGCGGTAACCCTGACGTTGGCAGCCACAACCCCTCATACACATCTTCATTTGTGTTCACCTACCCAGAGGGAGCCTGTGGTGCCAGCGCTAACCACCGAACCAGCAGCAGCGAGCAGTCCTCTGACTCCATGAACTCGCCCTCACTTCTTGCACTCTGA
- the c13h19orf47 gene encoding uncharacterized protein C19orf47 homolog isoform X2, with protein sequence MASVTTATSEWIQFFKDAGIPPGMAATYAISFVDNRIQKTMLMDLSKDIMMDLGITVIGDIIAILKHAKHVYRQDMCKMATEAISSGQTSVQAELRRTANTPATRMIANALSRDSPPSTPARRPDNRLSVTISNKSSKIVASQPSAEANGLPVKRRRVTSEMEGKYKINMPKGSTARSRRILAQQAKKVTAKSLNRTSVFERLGSESKTDTATANQVKVTGVFSRLGKVDEDDDAERDIVDGATANKDEDSDGDGSVLQYAGVLKRPLPPSKKEPVMQKAKPVTLYRLGNKPKLPMSESTPSIVPTSTSSSQEGAPKRRILRRLGKAPTASPVPASTSSLRSNQSTETQDSQVTSSRSKASFALASPKVSSSTGTGRDSHGAQMDATTVSVFKRLGAKNI encoded by the exons ATGGCGTCTGTGACAACAG CCACATCTGAGTGGATCCAGTTCTTCAAAGATGCAGGGATCCCCCCGGGTATGGCTGCCACCTACGCCATCTCATTTGTAGacaacag AATTCAGAAAACCATGCTGATGGACCTCAGTAAAGACATCATGATGGACTTGGGGATCACGGTCATCGGGGACATCATCGCCATTCTCAAACATGCCAAGCACGTGTACAGACAG GACATGTGCAAAATGGCAACTGAAGCTATTTCTTCTGGCCAGACCAGCGTTCAGGCTGAGCTGAGGCGCACAGCCAATACCC CCGCCACCCGGATGATCGCCAACGCCTTGAGCCGAGACTCCCCACCGAGCACGCCTGCGCGTCGCCCTGACAACCGTCTCTCTGTGACCATCTCCAACAAGAGCTCCAAAATAG TTGCCAGTCAGCCTTCCGCTGAGGCGAACGGTTTACCTGTGAAACGGCGGCGAGTGACTTCTGAGATGGAAGGGAAGTACAAGATCAACATGCCAAAAGGATCCACCGCCCGAAGCCGACGCATTCTGGCCCAGCAGGCTAAGAAAG TTACAGCCAAGAGTTTGAATCGCACTTCTGTGTTTGAGAGACTGGGCTCAGAATCTAAGACAGACACAGCAACGGCAAATCAGGTGAAG GTAACAGGTGTGTTCAGCCGTCTGGGCAAAGTGGACGAAGATGACGATGCAGAGAGGGACATTGTAGACGGGGCTACTGCTAACAAAGATGAGGACAGCGATGGCGATGGCTCTGTGCTTCAGTATGCTGGCGTCCTTAAACGCCCCCTACCGCCTTCCAAAAAAGAGCCCGTCATGCAAAAAGCTAAACCAGTCACTCTGTATCGCCTGGGCAACAAACCTAAACTCCCTATGTCAGAAAGCACTCCTTCTATCGTCCCCACCTCTACATCATCCAGCCAGGAGGGGGCGCCCAAACGGAGAATACTGCGGAGGTTGGGTAAAGCTCCCACAGCCAGCCCTGTCCCTGCATCCACTTCCAGCTTACGATCTAACCAATCAACAGAGACTCAGGATAGTCAGGTGACCAGCAGCAGGAGCAAGGCGAGTTTTGCTCTGGCTAGCCCTAAAGTCAGCAGCAGCACAGGGACAGGCAGGGACTCTCACGGGGCTCAGATGGACGCTACCACAGTCAGCGTGTTCAAAAGACTCGGTGCCAAGAACATCTAA
- the c13h19orf47 gene encoding uncharacterized protein C19orf47 homolog isoform X4: MASVTTATSEWIQFFKDAGIPPGMAATYAISFVDNRIQKTMLMDLSKDIMMDLGITVIGDIIAILKHAKHVYRQDMCKMATEAISSGQTSVQAELRRTANTPATRMIANALSRDSPPSTPARRPDNRLSVTISNKSSKIVASQPSAEANGLPVKRRRVTSEMEGKYKINMPKGSTARSRRILAQQAKKVTAKSLNRTSVFERLGSESKTDTATANQVTGVFSRLGKVDEDDDAERDIVDGATANKDEDSDGDGSVLQYAGVLKRPLPPSKKEPVMQKAKPVTLYRLGNKPKLPMSESTPSIVPTSTSSSQEGAPKRRILRRLGKAPTASPVPASTSSLRSNQSTETQDSQVTSSRSKASFALASPKVSSSTGTGRDSHGAQMDATTVSVFKRLGAKNI; the protein is encoded by the exons ATGGCGTCTGTGACAACAG CCACATCTGAGTGGATCCAGTTCTTCAAAGATGCAGGGATCCCCCCGGGTATGGCTGCCACCTACGCCATCTCATTTGTAGacaacag AATTCAGAAAACCATGCTGATGGACCTCAGTAAAGACATCATGATGGACTTGGGGATCACGGTCATCGGGGACATCATCGCCATTCTCAAACATGCCAAGCACGTGTACAGACAG GACATGTGCAAAATGGCAACTGAAGCTATTTCTTCTGGCCAGACCAGCGTTCAGGCTGAGCTGAGGCGCACAGCCAATACCC CCGCCACCCGGATGATCGCCAACGCCTTGAGCCGAGACTCCCCACCGAGCACGCCTGCGCGTCGCCCTGACAACCGTCTCTCTGTGACCATCTCCAACAAGAGCTCCAAAATAG TTGCCAGTCAGCCTTCCGCTGAGGCGAACGGTTTACCTGTGAAACGGCGGCGAGTGACTTCTGAGATGGAAGGGAAGTACAAGATCAACATGCCAAAAGGATCCACCGCCCGAAGCCGACGCATTCTGGCCCAGCAGGCTAAGAAAG TTACAGCCAAGAGTTTGAATCGCACTTCTGTGTTTGAGAGACTGGGCTCAGAATCTAAGACAGACACAGCAACGGCAAATCAG GTAACAGGTGTGTTCAGCCGTCTGGGCAAAGTGGACGAAGATGACGATGCAGAGAGGGACATTGTAGACGGGGCTACTGCTAACAAAGATGAGGACAGCGATGGCGATGGCTCTGTGCTTCAGTATGCTGGCGTCCTTAAACGCCCCCTACCGCCTTCCAAAAAAGAGCCCGTCATGCAAAAAGCTAAACCAGTCACTCTGTATCGCCTGGGCAACAAACCTAAACTCCCTATGTCAGAAAGCACTCCTTCTATCGTCCCCACCTCTACATCATCCAGCCAGGAGGGGGCGCCCAAACGGAGAATACTGCGGAGGTTGGGTAAAGCTCCCACAGCCAGCCCTGTCCCTGCATCCACTTCCAGCTTACGATCTAACCAATCAACAGAGACTCAGGATAGTCAGGTGACCAGCAGCAGGAGCAAGGCGAGTTTTGCTCTGGCTAGCCCTAAAGTCAGCAGCAGCACAGGGACAGGCAGGGACTCTCACGGGGCTCAGATGGACGCTACCACAGTCAGCGTGTTCAAAAGACTCGGTGCCAAGAACATCTAA
- the c13h19orf47 gene encoding uncharacterized protein C19orf47 homolog isoform X3, producing the protein MASVTTATSEWIQFFKDAGIPPGMAATYAISFVDNRIQKTMLMDLSKDIMMDLGITVIGDIIAILKHAKHVYRQDMCKMATEAISSGQTSVQAELRRTANTPATRMIANALSRDSPPSTPARRPDNRLSVTISNKSSKIVASQPSAEANGLPVKRRRVTSEMEGKYKINMPKGSTARSRRILAQQAKKVTAKSLNRTSVFERLGSESKTDTATANQQVTGVFSRLGKVDEDDDAERDIVDGATANKDEDSDGDGSVLQYAGVLKRPLPPSKKEPVMQKAKPVTLYRLGNKPKLPMSESTPSIVPTSTSSSQEGAPKRRILRRLGKAPTASPVPASTSSLRSNQSTETQDSQVTSSRSKASFALASPKVSSSTGTGRDSHGAQMDATTVSVFKRLGAKNI; encoded by the exons ATGGCGTCTGTGACAACAG CCACATCTGAGTGGATCCAGTTCTTCAAAGATGCAGGGATCCCCCCGGGTATGGCTGCCACCTACGCCATCTCATTTGTAGacaacag AATTCAGAAAACCATGCTGATGGACCTCAGTAAAGACATCATGATGGACTTGGGGATCACGGTCATCGGGGACATCATCGCCATTCTCAAACATGCCAAGCACGTGTACAGACAG GACATGTGCAAAATGGCAACTGAAGCTATTTCTTCTGGCCAGACCAGCGTTCAGGCTGAGCTGAGGCGCACAGCCAATACCC CCGCCACCCGGATGATCGCCAACGCCTTGAGCCGAGACTCCCCACCGAGCACGCCTGCGCGTCGCCCTGACAACCGTCTCTCTGTGACCATCTCCAACAAGAGCTCCAAAATAG TTGCCAGTCAGCCTTCCGCTGAGGCGAACGGTTTACCTGTGAAACGGCGGCGAGTGACTTCTGAGATGGAAGGGAAGTACAAGATCAACATGCCAAAAGGATCCACCGCCCGAAGCCGACGCATTCTGGCCCAGCAGGCTAAGAAAG TTACAGCCAAGAGTTTGAATCGCACTTCTGTGTTTGAGAGACTGGGCTCAGAATCTAAGACAGACACAGCAACGGCAAATCAG CAGGTAACAGGTGTGTTCAGCCGTCTGGGCAAAGTGGACGAAGATGACGATGCAGAGAGGGACATTGTAGACGGGGCTACTGCTAACAAAGATGAGGACAGCGATGGCGATGGCTCTGTGCTTCAGTATGCTGGCGTCCTTAAACGCCCCCTACCGCCTTCCAAAAAAGAGCCCGTCATGCAAAAAGCTAAACCAGTCACTCTGTATCGCCTGGGCAACAAACCTAAACTCCCTATGTCAGAAAGCACTCCTTCTATCGTCCCCACCTCTACATCATCCAGCCAGGAGGGGGCGCCCAAACGGAGAATACTGCGGAGGTTGGGTAAAGCTCCCACAGCCAGCCCTGTCCCTGCATCCACTTCCAGCTTACGATCTAACCAATCAACAGAGACTCAGGATAGTCAGGTGACCAGCAGCAGGAGCAAGGCGAGTTTTGCTCTGGCTAGCCCTAAAGTCAGCAGCAGCACAGGGACAGGCAGGGACTCTCACGGGGCTCAGATGGACGCTACCACAGTCAGCGTGTTCAAAAGACTCGGTGCCAAGAACATCTAA
- the c13h19orf47 gene encoding uncharacterized protein C19orf47 homolog isoform X1, translating to MASVTTATSEWIQFFKDAGIPPGMAATYAISFVDNRIQKTMLMDLSKDIMMDLGITVIGDIIAILKHAKHVYRQDMCKMATEAISSGQTSVQAELRRTANTPATRMIANALSRDSPPSTPARRPDNRLSVTISNKSSKIVASQPSAEANGLPVKRRRVTSEMEGKYKINMPKGSTARSRRILAQQAKKVTAKSLNRTSVFERLGSESKTDTATANQVKQVTGVFSRLGKVDEDDDAERDIVDGATANKDEDSDGDGSVLQYAGVLKRPLPPSKKEPVMQKAKPVTLYRLGNKPKLPMSESTPSIVPTSTSSSQEGAPKRRILRRLGKAPTASPVPASTSSLRSNQSTETQDSQVTSSRSKASFALASPKVSSSTGTGRDSHGAQMDATTVSVFKRLGAKNI from the exons ATGGCGTCTGTGACAACAG CCACATCTGAGTGGATCCAGTTCTTCAAAGATGCAGGGATCCCCCCGGGTATGGCTGCCACCTACGCCATCTCATTTGTAGacaacag AATTCAGAAAACCATGCTGATGGACCTCAGTAAAGACATCATGATGGACTTGGGGATCACGGTCATCGGGGACATCATCGCCATTCTCAAACATGCCAAGCACGTGTACAGACAG GACATGTGCAAAATGGCAACTGAAGCTATTTCTTCTGGCCAGACCAGCGTTCAGGCTGAGCTGAGGCGCACAGCCAATACCC CCGCCACCCGGATGATCGCCAACGCCTTGAGCCGAGACTCCCCACCGAGCACGCCTGCGCGTCGCCCTGACAACCGTCTCTCTGTGACCATCTCCAACAAGAGCTCCAAAATAG TTGCCAGTCAGCCTTCCGCTGAGGCGAACGGTTTACCTGTGAAACGGCGGCGAGTGACTTCTGAGATGGAAGGGAAGTACAAGATCAACATGCCAAAAGGATCCACCGCCCGAAGCCGACGCATTCTGGCCCAGCAGGCTAAGAAAG TTACAGCCAAGAGTTTGAATCGCACTTCTGTGTTTGAGAGACTGGGCTCAGAATCTAAGACAGACACAGCAACGGCAAATCAGGTGAAG CAGGTAACAGGTGTGTTCAGCCGTCTGGGCAAAGTGGACGAAGATGACGATGCAGAGAGGGACATTGTAGACGGGGCTACTGCTAACAAAGATGAGGACAGCGATGGCGATGGCTCTGTGCTTCAGTATGCTGGCGTCCTTAAACGCCCCCTACCGCCTTCCAAAAAAGAGCCCGTCATGCAAAAAGCTAAACCAGTCACTCTGTATCGCCTGGGCAACAAACCTAAACTCCCTATGTCAGAAAGCACTCCTTCTATCGTCCCCACCTCTACATCATCCAGCCAGGAGGGGGCGCCCAAACGGAGAATACTGCGGAGGTTGGGTAAAGCTCCCACAGCCAGCCCTGTCCCTGCATCCACTTCCAGCTTACGATCTAACCAATCAACAGAGACTCAGGATAGTCAGGTGACCAGCAGCAGGAGCAAGGCGAGTTTTGCTCTGGCTAGCCCTAAAGTCAGCAGCAGCACAGGGACAGGCAGGGACTCTCACGGGGCTCAGATGGACGCTACCACAGTCAGCGTGTTCAAAAGACTCGGTGCCAAGAACATCTAA